In Dyadobacter subterraneus, a single genomic region encodes these proteins:
- a CDS encoding M20 family metallopeptidase → MKKINLGFLALLSLSTFSTYGQATVTKEQKEVIANLDKKKDHYGDVSKQIWDLAEVGYKEVKSSAILEEELEKEGFTLEKGVAGIPTAFVATYGKGKPVISILAEYDALPGMAQQAVPERKVIEGQKAGHACGHHLFGTASTAAAIAVKDWLKQNGKTGTIKLMGCPAEEGGSGKVYMVREGVFKDSDIVLHWHPGDRNSANPASSLANISAKFRFYGVAAHAAGAPERGRSALDGVEAMDYMVNMMREHIPQETRIHYVITRGGEAPNVVPAFAEVYYYARHNNREVVKDVWSRIVEASKGAAMGTGTKVEMEITGGAYDLLPVESLSRVMFKNLETVGGVKYTPEEIAFSEKIIATLPASTETKPKYTEAETVPAFSTKVEGMGGSTDVGDVSWAVPTVGLSTATWVPGTPAHSWQAVAAGGTEIGKKGMMVASKTLALTAIDLFKDPALIQKAHADWEKAKGPNFKYDAMVGNRKPALDYRN, encoded by the coding sequence ATGAAAAAAATCAACCTTGGTTTTCTAGCTTTATTAAGCCTGAGTACTTTTTCAACTTACGGTCAGGCGACTGTTACCAAAGAGCAGAAAGAAGTAATTGCAAATCTGGATAAGAAAAAAGATCACTACGGAGATGTGTCGAAACAAATCTGGGATCTGGCGGAAGTTGGGTATAAAGAAGTCAAAAGTTCGGCAATTCTTGAAGAGGAATTGGAAAAAGAAGGTTTTACGCTGGAAAAAGGAGTTGCAGGTATTCCAACAGCATTTGTAGCAACTTATGGAAAGGGAAAACCGGTAATCAGTATTTTGGCTGAATACGACGCACTTCCGGGAATGGCTCAACAGGCAGTTCCTGAAAGAAAAGTTATTGAAGGACAAAAGGCAGGACATGCTTGTGGTCACCATCTTTTCGGAACCGCTTCGACGGCAGCTGCCATTGCGGTGAAAGACTGGCTTAAACAAAATGGAAAAACAGGCACCATCAAATTGATGGGCTGCCCGGCTGAGGAAGGTGGTTCGGGTAAAGTTTATATGGTTAGAGAAGGTGTTTTTAAGGATTCAGATATTGTTTTACACTGGCATCCGGGAGATCGGAATTCAGCAAATCCGGCATCTTCTTTGGCAAATATTTCAGCAAAATTCCGTTTTTATGGCGTAGCTGCTCATGCTGCCGGAGCACCCGAACGCGGACGTTCCGCCTTAGATGGTGTGGAAGCAATGGATTACATGGTGAACATGATGCGTGAGCATATTCCTCAGGAAACCCGCATTCACTACGTAATTACACGCGGAGGAGAAGCGCCAAACGTGGTTCCTGCCTTTGCAGAAGTATATTACTACGCCCGTCACAACAACCGTGAGGTGGTAAAGGATGTTTGGTCGAGAATTGTTGAAGCCTCAAAAGGTGCCGCAATGGGAACCGGAACAAAGGTAGAAATGGAAATTACTGGCGGTGCTTATGATTTGCTGCCCGTTGAATCACTTTCCCGTGTGATGTTTAAAAATTTGGAAACCGTTGGTGGTGTTAAATATACACCTGAGGAAATTGCATTTTCTGAAAAGATTATCGCCACATTACCTGCATCAACAGAAACCAAACCAAAATATACCGAAGCTGAAACAGTACCTGCATTTTCAACAAAAGTTGAAGGAATGGGCGGCTCCACAGATGTTGGTGACGTAAGCTGGGCCGTGCCAACAGTTGGTCTTTCAACCGCAACATGGGTGCCAGGAACACCGGCGCACAGCTGGCAGGCTGTTGCAGCAGGGGGAACTGAAATTGGTAAAAAAGGAATGATGGTAGCCTCAAAAACACTGGCACTAACGGCTATCGATTTATTTAAAGACCCTGCTTTAATCCAAAAAGCACATGCAGATTGGGAAAAAGCAAAAGGTCCTAATTTCAAATACGACGCCATGGTAGGAAATCGTAAACCGGCACTGGATTATAGAAATTAA
- a CDS encoding M16 family metallopeptidase: MKNIFLVLLTLTTLSVTGQNNFKVPKYEKFKLKNGLTVYLMEQHEVPLINVSAVFDAGSINDGEQYGLASLTADALVFGTQKYTKAQIEEITDYVGANLTTTAGKEGASIRSSFAVKDQEKLFDVLQQIMIHPVFDAVEFNKHKQRTLLELAQIKERPRNVIGNYFNGFVFDKHPYATPTGGSKSTVEKITNDDIKKFYQSNYTTGKGAIAVVGDFKTVDMKKKITSLFGDWKTAEARMVKRVVPELAFTKSRVLLVNKDDARETTFFIGGKGIPYSSPDYIPVLVVNTILGGRFTSWLNDALRVNSGLTYGANSRFSRYKMAGTFFISTFTKNSTTVPAVDMALSVLDSLHKTGISESVLASAKSYVKGDFPPDYESAGALANLLTDMFLYNFDENFINTFQAKVDGLTTAQAKTIIEQYFPKDNLQFVMIGKAADIKEQIKKYGEVTEKQIKTDGY; the protein is encoded by the coding sequence ATGAAAAATATATTCCTTGTGCTGTTAACCCTGACAACTTTGTCGGTAACTGGACAAAACAATTTTAAGGTCCCGAAGTATGAAAAGTTCAAATTAAAAAACGGACTTACAGTTTATTTGATGGAGCAGCATGAAGTGCCGCTGATCAATGTTTCCGCCGTTTTTGACGCGGGTTCTATCAATGACGGCGAACAATATGGCTTGGCAAGTCTGACGGCTGATGCTCTGGTTTTTGGTACCCAGAAATACACAAAAGCCCAAATTGAAGAAATAACGGATTATGTTGGTGCAAATTTAACTACCACCGCTGGAAAAGAAGGCGCAAGTATCCGCTCGTCGTTTGCAGTAAAAGATCAGGAAAAACTTTTTGATGTTTTGCAGCAAATCATGATTCATCCGGTTTTTGATGCTGTTGAATTCAACAAACATAAACAAAGGACACTGCTTGAACTGGCACAAATTAAAGAAAGACCACGGAATGTAATCGGGAATTATTTCAATGGTTTTGTTTTTGACAAACACCCTTATGCGACGCCAACCGGAGGTTCGAAATCTACGGTTGAAAAAATCACGAACGATGATATAAAGAAATTTTATCAAAGCAATTACACAACCGGAAAAGGTGCCATTGCCGTTGTGGGTGATTTCAAAACGGTTGATATGAAGAAAAAAATTACCTCACTTTTCGGCGACTGGAAAACGGCAGAAGCCAGAATGGTGAAACGTGTGGTACCTGAACTTGCCTTTACCAAAAGTCGTGTTTTACTTGTGAATAAAGACGATGCCCGTGAAACCACGTTTTTCATAGGCGGAAAAGGAATTCCGTACAGTTCGCCTGATTATATTCCGGTTCTTGTAGTGAATACCATTTTGGGTGGCAGATTTACTTCGTGGTTAAATGATGCGTTACGTGTTAATTCGGGTCTTACTTATGGCGCAAACAGCCGTTTCAGCAGATATAAAATGGCCGGGACTTTTTTCATCAGCACTTTTACAAAAAACTCAACAACAGTTCCTGCGGTTGATATGGCTTTGAGCGTGCTTGACAGTTTGCATAAAACCGGAATCAGTGAAAGCGTTCTGGCATCTGCAAAATCGTATGTAAAAGGAGATTTTCCACCGGATTATGAATCTGCCGGAGCATTGGCTAATTTACTTACAGATATGTTTCTCTACAATTTTGACGAAAACTTTATCAATACTTTCCAGGCAAAAGTGGATGGATTAACCACTGCTCAGGCCAAAACAATTATTGAACAATATTTCCCAAAAGATAATCTGCAATTTGTCATGATCGGAAAAGCGGCGGATATTAAAGAGCAGATCAAGAAATATGGGGAGGTAACGGAGAAGCAGATTAAAACGGACGGATATTGA
- a CDS encoding M16 family metallopeptidase: MKLRKLLLGAAIMAGIGFANGQSKPEDVKTFTLANGMKFLVLEDHSIPNANMYLFWKVGSRNEVHGITGLSHFFEHMMFNGSKNYGPKQFDRTMEANGGSNNAYTSENVTVYTDWFQKDALETIFKLESDRIADLTIDPKMVESERGVVLSERSTGLENSNYRLLSELVQSVAFQEHPYMFPVIGFESDIKAWTQSDLENYFKTYYSPNNATVVVVGDITVDQVKKLADQYMAPIPARGLPPKIRTVEPEQNGERRVTTYKDITTPNVLLSYHTPQTGHEDYYALDLLSSLLTSGNSSRLVKSLVMDTTIASQVFTFMGEGFDPNLFNIYAVAGDSVSAPTLEKSILTQIDLIIKSGVTDSELQKVKNQKLMEFYRSMETINGKANSMGTYDVFFGDYRKMFDAPKLYGKVTVDDIKRVAAKYFTERNRTVGYLLPEKKV; the protein is encoded by the coding sequence ATGAAGCTACGCAAACTATTGTTGGGAGCAGCAATAATGGCTGGAATTGGTTTTGCCAATGGCCAAAGTAAACCCGAAGATGTCAAAACTTTCACGCTGGCAAACGGCATGAAATTCCTGGTGCTCGAAGATCATTCTATCCCTAATGCCAATATGTATTTGTTCTGGAAAGTTGGTTCCAGAAACGAGGTTCATGGAATTACCGGCCTGTCGCATTTTTTTGAACATATGATGTTCAATGGCTCCAAAAATTACGGACCCAAACAATTCGATCGCACCATGGAAGCAAACGGCGGTTCCAATAATGCCTATACTTCTGAAAATGTAACTGTATACACCGACTGGTTTCAAAAAGACGCGCTGGAAACCATTTTCAAACTGGAATCCGACCGCATCGCAGATCTGACTATTGATCCCAAAATGGTCGAAAGTGAGCGCGGTGTTGTTTTATCTGAAAGAAGTACCGGTTTGGAAAACAGCAATTACCGTTTACTTAGCGAATTGGTTCAATCCGTTGCTTTCCAGGAGCATCCGTATATGTTTCCGGTGATTGGTTTTGAATCTGATATCAAGGCATGGACGCAAAGTGATCTTGAAAATTATTTCAAAACCTATTATTCGCCAAACAATGCAACGGTTGTTGTAGTCGGGGATATTACCGTCGATCAGGTTAAAAAACTGGCTGACCAATATATGGCTCCAATTCCTGCCAGAGGACTTCCTCCAAAAATCCGCACCGTTGAGCCTGAACAAAATGGCGAGCGTCGGGTTACAACTTATAAGGATATTACAACTCCAAATGTTTTACTTTCTTACCATACACCGCAAACCGGTCATGAAGATTATTATGCACTGGATTTGCTGAGCAGCTTATTAACATCAGGAAATTCTTCCAGATTGGTAAAATCGCTGGTGATGGATACCACAATCGCTTCACAGGTTTTCACTTTTATGGGCGAAGGTTTTGATCCGAATCTGTTTAACATTTATGCGGTTGCGGGAGATAGCGTTTCGGCTCCGACGCTTGAAAAATCGATTCTGACACAAATTGATCTGATCATTAAAAGCGGTGTTACGGATAGTGAATTGCAAAAAGTAAAAAACCAAAAACTGATGGAATTTTACAGAAGTATGGAAACGATCAATGGCAAAGCGAACAGTATGGGAACGTATGACGTATTTTTTGGTGATTACCGGAAAATGTTTGACGCCCCAAAACTGTATGGAAAAGTGACCGTGGATGATATCAAACGGGTAGCTGCCAAATATTTTACAGAAAGAAACAGGACCGTTGGTTATTTGTTACCTGAAAAGAAAGTCTGA
- a CDS encoding endonuclease/exonuclease/phosphatase family protein: MKSILSLCCILIAFSSFITTENRVSKNNNEDQKRTLRILTYNIHHCNPPESAGGRIDVEAIAKVINNAKPDLVALQEVDVNTERSGKGLNQARQIADLTGMKFYFSKAIDHQGGDYGVAVLSKFPIVDSARFALPIKKDLVEEMRTIAAITVMLPSKQKIIFASTHLGLNEPNRLLQAETIIEHFGNEKLPMILAGDFNAEPESKVVNYFDKYFSRTCTANCQHTIPVVNPEKTIDYIMSKPSGTFKVLSHKVIDEKYASDHLPVLAELTLGK; the protein is encoded by the coding sequence ATGAAATCTATCCTATCCCTTTGTTGTATTTTAATTGCTTTTTCTTCATTTATCACGACTGAAAACCGGGTTTCGAAAAACAATAATGAAGATCAGAAACGAACTTTGCGAATTCTGACTTATAATATTCACCATTGCAACCCGCCGGAATCTGCGGGTGGAAGGATTGATGTGGAAGCCATCGCGAAAGTTATTAATAATGCAAAACCCGATCTTGTAGCTTTACAGGAAGTTGATGTTAATACAGAACGTTCAGGAAAAGGACTGAACCAAGCCAGACAAATTGCCGATTTAACCGGTATGAAATTCTATTTTTCGAAAGCGATTGATCATCAGGGCGGCGATTATGGCGTTGCCGTTTTATCCAAATTCCCTATTGTAGATTCGGCCCGGTTTGCACTTCCGATTAAGAAAGATCTGGTGGAAGAAATGAGAACAATTGCAGCCATCACAGTAATGCTTCCATCAAAACAAAAAATCATTTTTGCCAGTACACATTTGGGTTTGAATGAACCGAACAGACTTTTACAGGCCGAAACAATTATAGAACATTTTGGTAATGAAAAATTACCTATGATTTTGGCAGGAGATTTTAACGCGGAACCGGAAAGTAAGGTTGTAAATTATTTCGATAAGTATTTTAGCCGGACTTGTACAGCAAACTGTCAGCACACAATTCCGGTCGTAAATCCGGAAAAGACGATTGACTATATCATGTCAAAACCATCGGGTACTTTTAAAGTGCTAAGCCATAAAGTAATAGATGAAAAATATGCTTCCGATCATTTGCCGGTTCTTGCAGAATTGACATTAGGTAAATAA
- a CDS encoding VRR-NUC domain-containing protein, with the protein MQINEFPKDLPPKYYHDYFGYVLDFVRKMYETLLNENELEFLNSYNGLSEEAQCLFIRFSNRSKSFFRVNSLSYSEITDIPAALNELHDAKFIQQLCELHEERFEEVMHLFTKPEHLEFTKILNPDVMPSKSIKKQDLIRWLLYEYDFKIICAIIQETEPVVKVAYEAEVMMMKFLFFGNRYADMTEFVVRDLGHVRFQSFDQEHLSVQFESRKDVDDTLMVSLMKESFDILKNELPPEEIFDWFMNWQVGVSGNLSPKSLPSYHLFVLRVGAWLERKKMLSQALTAYQLTNDAPSRERRVRLLYNLGEIEEALALCEEIAENPQNADERYFSHDFHDRIVNKKKRAVKRTTQALKDASSIEIPISNRFRVERGAIEYYKDLGAEAVFSENEPWRALFGLLFWDIIYDTNVKAIHNPLQRVPSDFFLPDFYYKRSDQLLARMKEADTLEIISEIVEKTFHEKFGTTNVLVSWYPGMLEIVLKLISLLTPEQIHAVLLEISQNMRENTRGFPDLLVWDETEYSFIEIKSPTDHLSSRQLHWLHFFANHDIKSRIVRVKWIKDEI; encoded by the coding sequence GTGCAAATTAACGAGTTTCCAAAGGATCTTCCTCCAAAATATTACCACGATTACTTTGGTTATGTACTGGATTTTGTACGAAAAATGTACGAAACCTTATTGAACGAGAACGAACTTGAATTCCTGAATTCCTACAATGGCCTTTCGGAAGAAGCACAATGTCTTTTCATTCGTTTCAGTAACCGGAGCAAATCATTTTTCCGTGTTAATTCTCTTTCTTATTCAGAAATCACGGATATTCCGGCGGCATTGAATGAGCTTCATGATGCAAAATTTATCCAGCAGCTTTGTGAATTGCATGAGGAGCGATTTGAGGAAGTGATGCATTTGTTTACAAAACCCGAGCATCTGGAATTCACTAAAATCCTGAACCCGGATGTTATGCCTTCCAAATCGATCAAAAAACAGGATCTGATTCGCTGGCTTTTATATGAATATGACTTTAAAATAATCTGCGCGATTATTCAGGAAACGGAACCGGTCGTCAAAGTGGCTTATGAGGCAGAAGTGATGATGATGAAATTTCTGTTTTTTGGAAACCGGTATGCGGATATGACTGAGTTTGTGGTCCGGGATTTGGGCCATGTACGTTTTCAGTCTTTTGATCAGGAACATTTATCCGTTCAGTTTGAAAGCCGGAAGGATGTTGATGACACGCTGATGGTTTCGCTGATGAAGGAAAGTTTTGATATTTTGAAAAACGAATTGCCGCCGGAAGAAATCTTCGACTGGTTTATGAACTGGCAGGTTGGCGTTTCAGGAAATCTGAGTCCGAAATCTCTTCCCTCCTATCATCTTTTTGTATTACGCGTTGGCGCATGGCTTGAACGAAAAAAAATGCTTTCGCAGGCTTTAACAGCATATCAGCTTACAAATGATGCGCCTTCAAGAGAAAGACGCGTCCGGCTCTTATATAATCTGGGGGAGATTGAAGAAGCACTTGCGTTATGTGAAGAAATTGCCGAAAATCCTCAAAACGCAGATGAACGTTATTTTTCACATGATTTTCATGACAGGATTGTCAACAAAAAGAAGCGTGCTGTAAAACGGACGACGCAGGCTTTGAAGGATGCAAGCAGTATTGAAATTCCGATTTCTAACCGTTTTCGTGTTGAAAGAGGCGCGATTGAATATTATAAAGATCTTGGCGCAGAAGCAGTTTTCAGTGAAAATGAGCCGTGGCGTGCACTGTTTGGGCTTTTATTCTGGGATATTATTTATGATACCAACGTAAAAGCAATTCACAATCCTTTGCAGCGTGTCCCATCCGATTTCTTCCTGCCCGATTTCTATTACAAAAGATCTGATCAGCTTTTGGCGAGAATGAAAGAGGCGGATACATTGGAGATTATATCAGAAATTGTTGAAAAGACTTTTCATGAAAAATTCGGAACCACCAATGTACTTGTAAGCTGGTATCCGGGAATGCTGGAAATTGTTTTGAAACTGATCTCGTTACTAACACCGGAACAAATCCATGCTGTGCTTTTGGAAATATCTCAAAACATGAGAGAAAATACCAGGGGATTCCCGGATTTGCTGGTTTGGGATGAAACGGAATATTCCTTCATTGAAATAAAATCACCAACCGATCATTTGTCTTCCCGCCAATTACATTGGCTGCATTTTTTTGCCAATCACGATATTAAAAGTCGGATTGTAAGAGTGAAATGGATTAAGGACGAAATATAA
- a CDS encoding phosphoglycerate kinase, which produces MTTLDSYNFSGKKALVRVDFNVPLNDKFEITDDTRIRATIPTISKILSEGGSVILMSHLGRPKDGPTEKYSLKHLVNPLSLILGKTVKFADDCIGASATELAGALQPGEVLLLENLRFYKEEEKGDEAFAEKLSKLGDVWVMDAFGTAHRAHASTAVIGKFFKDKVCGYVMQAELDNAERLLEHSERPFTAIMGGAKISDKILIIERLLDKVDNLIIGGGMSYTFTKALGGNIGKSLLEADKLDLTLELLEKAKQKGVNIVLPIDTVIADKFSNDASRQTVPAAEIPDEWEGLDIGPESVELFKGIIASSKTVLWNGPMGVFEFPNFAIGTNAIAEAVVAATEENDAFSLIGGGDSASAVNNAGYGDRVSYVSTGGGALLEYMEGKVLPGVAALD; this is translated from the coding sequence ATGACAACATTAGATTCTTACAATTTTTCCGGCAAAAAGGCCTTGGTGCGCGTTGATTTTAACGTACCGCTTAATGACAAGTTTGAGATTACGGATGATACCCGGATCCGTGCCACTATACCCACCATCAGCAAGATTCTTAGTGAAGGAGGATCTGTGATTTTGATGTCCCACCTGGGACGTCCGAAAGATGGACCTACTGAAAAATATTCTCTAAAACACCTTGTTAACCCTCTTTCCCTGATTTTAGGTAAAACGGTAAAATTTGCTGACGATTGTATCGGAGCAAGTGCGACAGAACTTGCAGGTGCTTTGCAGCCAGGTGAAGTGTTGTTGCTTGAAAACCTTCGTTTCTACAAAGAAGAAGAAAAAGGCGACGAAGCTTTCGCAGAAAAATTGTCGAAACTTGGCGATGTCTGGGTTATGGATGCATTCGGAACGGCTCACCGTGCACATGCTTCCACTGCCGTAATCGGTAAGTTTTTCAAAGACAAAGTTTGCGGATATGTGATGCAGGCTGAGCTTGACAATGCAGAAAGACTTCTTGAACACTCAGAACGTCCTTTCACTGCAATTATGGGTGGAGCTAAAATTTCTGACAAGATTTTGATCATCGAACGTTTGCTTGATAAGGTTGATAACCTGATCATCGGAGGCGGAATGTCATATACTTTTACAAAAGCACTAGGCGGAAATATCGGGAAATCTTTACTTGAAGCGGATAAATTGGATTTGACACTTGAACTGCTTGAAAAAGCAAAACAGAAAGGTGTAAATATCGTTTTGCCGATTGATACAGTAATTGCCGATAAATTTAGCAATGATGCAAGTCGCCAGACTGTCCCTGCTGCTGAAATTCCTGATGAATGGGAAGGTTTGGATATCGGACCTGAGTCGGTTGAATTGTTCAAAGGAATTATTGCTTCATCAAAAACAGTTCTTTGGAACGGTCCGATGGGCGTTTTTGAATTCCCTAATTTCGCAATCGGTACTAATGCAATCGCGGAAGCGGTAGTTGCTGCTACGGAAGAAAACGACGCTTTCTCACTAATTGGTGGTGGAGATTCGGCTTCTGCTGTGAACAACGCAGGTTACGGAGATCGCGTAAGCTACGTTTCAACAGGTGGTGGTGCATTGCTTGAATATATGGAAGGTAAAGTTTTGCCTGGCGTTGCAGCCTTGGATTAA